The DNA segment GGGAAAAGCAAAAAAAATGTGGTTCATGAAGTTTAAGAGTTCATTGACAAATAAAAATGTAAGCATATAATAAACATATGTTTAATTAATTAACATTTGTTTGTGGGGGGTGAAAAATTTGACTACCGTTTTAAATGAGGAAAATCAAAAATCCCCTATTATTTGTATAGGGGGAGTGAACGTTGACAAAAAATTATATGCCAAAAATGAAATTGTCAGCAAAACTTCTAATCCAGTAAAATCCTCCCAGACGGTTGGTGGAGTAGCAAGAAATATCGCTGAAAACTTAGGTCGATTAGGCGAAGAAGTGATAATGCTTTCAGTAAGAGGCAATGATTCAGACTGGCTGGATATAGACCAGTTATCCTCGCCTTTTATGAATCTAGACTATGTCGCTAAGATTGAGAACTCATCGACAGGTTCGTACACAGCTGTTTTAGATAAAAACGGTGATTTATCTATTGCTTTAGCGGATATGGACATTTTTGATCATCTTACACCTGAGCTTCTTTCGAAAAATATCGATATTCTTATCAAAGCTAAATGTATTGTACTGGACTTGAATTGTCCAAGTGAAACAGTTGATTTTCTTTGTTCCTTTGCATCTAAACATCATATTCCTTTAGTCATTATCCCTGTTTCGACTCCTAAAATGAATCGGCTTCCAAAAGATTTGAGTGGAGTAAATTGGCTCATTGTAAATAAGAGTGAAACGGAAGCTTTTATGAATATTACGATTGATGATAAGGAAGATCGGAAAGACCCAGTTAAGAAGTGGTTAGAGTTAGGAGTGCAAAACGTTATTGTAACTGATGGATCAAACGGTGTCATTGCAGGTGGGGCAAATGGAGAGATTCATAGCTACCGAGCTATTGAAACACCTGAAGTTGTTGATGTTACAGGCGCAGGAGATTCATTTTGTTCAGGAGTTATTTATTCCTGGTTACAAAGAGGAGAATTAGATCACATTATAAAATCTGGTTTGGTTAACGCACATAAAACCATTCTGTCAAAATCTACCGTTAGACAAGAATTATCCCCAAAACAATTTGAATTAGATATGGAGGAATTTTCAAATGAAACAATATATTGAATTATCTAAAGAGGTACAACAGGCAAAAGAAGAAGGGAAAGCTATTGTTGCTTTAGAATCTACAATTATTTCTCATGGTATGCCTTACCCGCAAAACATAAAAATGGCTCGTGAGATTGAACAAATTGTTCGTGACAACGGTGCTGTCCCAGCGACCATTGCGATCATGGACGGAAAAATTAAAATTGGTTTAACAGATGATGAATTGGAGTTATTCGGTAATAGTTCAGATGTTGCGAAAGTATCAAGACGTGATTTAGCTCAAATTGTTGCTACTAAAAAACTAGGGGCGACGACTGTTGCTACAACTATGATTTGTGCTGAGTTAGCAGACATCAAGGTCTTTGTAACAGGTGGTATCGGCGGCGTTCATAGAGGGGCAGAAACAACGATGGATATCTCAGCTGACCTTGAAGAATTAGCTCAAACAGATGTAGCGGTTGTTTGTGCAGGGGCCAAGTCAATCCTGGATCTAGCGCTTACTCTTGAATACCTTGAAACAAAGGGAGTTCCAGTTATTGGTTATGAAACGGAAGTTCTACCGGCTTTCTTCACGAGAACAAGTGAACATCAATTACACTCTTCTACTGATTCAGTTGATGTGATTGCTGAAACATTGAAGACTAAATGGGACTTAAATCTTAAGGGTGGAGCCGTCATCGCTAATCCAATCCCTGAAGAACATGCTATGGACGAAGACTATATCAATGGAATTATCAATCAGGCGATTAAAGAAGCAGAAGAAAATCATATTTTAGGTAAAGATAGTACACCATTCTTGCTTGGTAAAATTACAGAATTAACAGATGGTAAAAGCCTTGATGCCAATATAGAATTAGTCAAGCACAATGCTAAAGTAGGAACCCAGATCGCAGTTAGTTTCAATAACCAAGTTAAGTAATATAAGATACGTTCCTATTTCGGGTAGACGCGACTTCTATAAAGTGAATGGTTACAAAACCGATAACGACCATACTTTGTAGGAGTTGTTTTTTAAAAAACGTTTGAAAACGCTGCCAAGGGGAGGGGCTAAACATGAATATTATTTTCTTACTAACAGGGATTTTGCTAGCCTTTGTTATTGCTTTTTTATTTAGTAATAATAGAAAGGAAATTAAATATAAGCGTATTCTGACTATGCTAGCTGTTCAACTCATTTTAGTTTATTTCATGATGAATACTAGTATAGGTTTAGAGGTTATTTCCAGTGTGGGTGTGTTTTTTGAAAAGTTAATGAAGATTGCCGATTCAGGCATTCAATTTGTATTCGGTGGATTGGTGAATGAAGGGGCGACAACGTTTTTCATCGGAGTGTTATTACCGCTTGTTTTCATATCCGTATTAATAGGAATCCTTAATTATATTAAAGTATTGCCTTTTATCATTAAATATACAGGCTTATTTTTAAGTAAAATAACAGGAATGGGAAAACTGGAAAGCTATTTTGCGGTCTCCACAGCTACTTTTGGACAACCCGAAGTGTTCTTAACTATTATCAAACAAATTCCTTTATTACCTCCAAAAAGACTTTACACCATTTGTACATCAGCCATGAGTGCAGTAAGTATGGCGATGGTTGGGGCCTATATGACCATGCTAGAGCCAAAATACGTTGTAACAGCTGTTGTATTGAATATTTTTAGTGCACTTATCGTAGCTAATATTATTAATCCATACGATTTGGAGGATCATGATGATTTAATTGAGGTTGAGGAAGATGAAAGAGTTCCATTTTTTCAAATGGTCGGGGACAGCGTTATGGATGGATTTAAAATTGTGATTACCGTTGCTGCTATGCTCTTGGGATTTATTGCTTTGATGGAATTGATTAATGTTATTTTTCTAGGTATATTCCAAGTTTCTTTCCAAACGATTATTGGCTATATTTTCGCGCCTATTGCTTTCCTAATGGGTGTTCCATGGGCGGAAGCTGTACAAGCAGGTGGAATCATGGCAACCAAACTTGTTACGAATGAGTTTGTAGCCATGTTAAGCTTTGGTGAAATTGCAAATAATCTTTCTGAGAAAACTGTAGCTATTGTGTCCGTTTATTTAGTTAGTTTTGCAAACTTTGGTACGGTGGGGATTGTTTCTGGTTCAATCAGATCAATCAGTGAAAAACAAGGTAATTATGTTTCGAAATTTGCTTTAAAACTATTATTAGGTGCCACACTAGCTTCGGTCATTTCCGGTACAATGATCGGTTTAGTCATTTAGTTTTAATAGAGAGGTGGATGGTGATGAATACTAGAAAAATTATTATGGATTGTGATCCAGGACATGATGATGCTATTGCGATGATTTTAGCTGCTGTACAACCAGATTTAGAGATTTTGGGGATCACAACCGTTTCTGGAAATGCAGAAATTGAAAAAACGACGATGAATGCATTAAAGGTCTGTGATTTAGTTTCATTAACTGATGTCGTTGTTTCAAAAGGGGCGAGTGAGCCTTTGGTTCGAATACGAGAAACAGCACCTGGTATTCACGGGGACTCAGGTTTGGATGGTCCAGAGATGCCTGAACCTTCTCGCAGCTGGAGTAAGGAACATGGTTCTGATACCATCATCAGACTTTTAAAAGAGTCTGATGAGCCAGTGACCATTCTTCCAACAGGCCCTTTGACAAATATTGCTTTAGCTTTAACAAAAGCACCAGAAATTAAAGATAACATTGAAGAGATTGTCCTTATGGGTGGCGGAACATTTGGTAACTGGACGCCAACAGCTGAATTTAATATTTGGGCTGATCCGGAAGCGGCCAAAAAGGTCTTTGACAGCGGTATTCCAACAGTAGTTATGGGTTTAGATATCACACATCAAGCCCAAGCAACCGAAGAGGTTATCGATCAAGTGAATAAAATTGATAATCACGTCGCTAAAATAGTTGGTGAGTTATTAGCATTTTTCAGATCAACCTATAAAGAAATGTTTGATTTTGACGGAGCACCCGTACACGATGTATTGACTGTAGCCTATTGTGTGGCACCAGAATTGTTTGAGACGAAAGATGTCAATATTGCGGTGGAAACGAAAGGGGAGTTTACTGCAGGAACAACCCTAATTGATTTACATGGGGTCACGGGAAGAAAGGTCAATGCTAAGTTTGGAATAGGCCTTGATGTAGAAGGTTTTTGGAAACTCATGATGAAAGCTCTTAAGAAATACTAAAGTCTATCTTGATGATCGTGTCAGATAAGCCTATTTTCTTTTCAGTGGAGCAGAGGCCTTCCAAAAGAAAGATAAAGGAGTGATTGCGAATGCTTTTAAAAAATGCAAAGCTTTACGGCCAAGAAGGCAGATGGAATATTGAAATTGAAAAAGACCAAATAAAAACGATTACGCCGGTTACAAATACCCGCGAGATGAGTAATGAAAACGTGATCGATCTAAATGGAAAAATGGTATTGCCTCCTTATGTCGAACCACATATACATCTAGACTATGCACTCACTGTAGGAACGCCTAGGTGGAATCAATCGGGGTCCGTGTTTGAGGGGATTGAGATTTGGTCTGAAAGAAAAAAACTGGTCAACGAGACAAAAGAGGATATTAAAAACCGTGCCTTGAGCGCGATGAAAATGCAGATGAAACATGGTATTCAGCATGTACGAACACATGTAGATGTGAGCGAGCCAACACTTAAAGGGTTAGAAGCATTACTGGAAGTAAAAGAAGAAATCAAACCTTGGATGGACTTGCAGATTGTAGCACTTCCCCAAGAAGGGCTTTATACCCAATCAATAGGAGAGGAGCTGCTAGAAAAAGCGCTCGAAATGGGGGCTGATGTCGTCGGCGGAATTCCCCATTATGAATTAACCCGTGAAGACGGTGTACGCTCAGTGATCAAAGCCCTCGAGTTAGCGAACAAATATGGAAAATTGGTTGATATCCATTGCGATGAGATTGATGATGAACAATCTAGATATTTAGAAGTGCTTGCAGCCGAAGCTCTTAAATTAGGGATAGGAGATCGTGTAACGGCGAGCCATACAACCGCAATGGCTTCTTATAATGATGCTTATACGTACAAGCTTTTTCAAACACTGAAAAAGTCGAATATTCATTTCGTTGCTCTCCCGAAAGCAAACTTGCATTTACAAGGGAGGTTCGATGGTTATCCTAAACGTCGAGGTCTAACGCGTGTAAAAGAGCTGCTAGAATCGGGGGTTAATGTCTGCTTTGGGCTGGATTCGATAATGGATCCCTGGTACCCCCTCGGCGATGGGAATCTAATGCATGTGGTCGAAATCGGTTTGCACGCTTGTCATATGACGAGCTATAACGATATTGTGACTGCGCTCGAACTCATTACAACGAATGGAGCGAAGGCCTTAGGAATTGAAGTAGAATATGGTGTGGAAGAAGGAAACAAGGCGAACTTGATCGTCATAAATACCGATTCTGAGTACGAGGCTATTCGTTGCCAATCTCCAGTCCTCTATTCGATTAGAAATGGTGAAATCATCGTCGAAACGAAACCTGCAGAAACAACAATGAATGTTCCGATTTTCACTAGTGAATAAGTTTCTTTGCTTCACCTCTCTAAATACGATAGACATGAACTGTGGATCATTTATTAACGGTAAAATATTTTTTGACTACCCGCATTTTTAGTAAAAGGATGCGGGTTTTGGTCATTCATAGAAAAAACTTTCTTACTAAACAAAAGTGCCTGTCTCTACTGCATAAGCAACGAGGAAACAGGCACCTTATGATCTATTCTTGCAGTAGAACGTTTGAGAATTTATACCCCTAAAATTTGTAATTCCCTAGGGAAAGATGTTAATACCTCAACTTCTCCACTTGGATTGATATACAGTTCATCTTCAATTCGGACGCCGCCAAAATCAGGTATATAAATTCCAGGTTCTATCGTAAACACCATACCTTTATCAGCTAAAGAATCATTATTCTCATGAATAGATGGTTCCTCGTGAACTTCGATCCCAAGACCATGACCAACGCGGTTGTTAAAATAACTACCATAGCCATGGCTGTTAATGACATTTCTAGCTTCTATATCGAATGTTTTGACAGGTGAACCAGCTTCGACAGCTTTTATTCCAGCTTGATTTGATTTCAGGACAATCGCATATATTTCTTTTTGCTTGTCCGTTGCCTCACCAATAATAAATGTCCTTGTTATATCT comes from the Halobacillus shinanisalinarum genome and includes:
- a CDS encoding carbohydrate kinase family protein is translated as MTTVLNEENQKSPIICIGGVNVDKKLYAKNEIVSKTSNPVKSSQTVGGVARNIAENLGRLGEEVIMLSVRGNDSDWLDIDQLSSPFMNLDYVAKIENSSTGSYTAVLDKNGDLSIALADMDIFDHLTPELLSKNIDILIKAKCIVLDLNCPSETVDFLCSFASKHHIPLVIIPVSTPKMNRLPKDLSGVNWLIVNKSETEAFMNITIDDKEDRKDPVKKWLELGVQNVIVTDGSNGVIAGGANGEIHSYRAIETPEVVDVTGAGDSFCSGVIYSWLQRGELDHIIKSGLVNAHKTILSKSTVRQELSPKQFELDMEEFSNETIY
- a CDS encoding nucleoside hydrolase gives rise to the protein MNTRKIIMDCDPGHDDAIAMILAAVQPDLEILGITTVSGNAEIEKTTMNALKVCDLVSLTDVVVSKGASEPLVRIRETAPGIHGDSGLDGPEMPEPSRSWSKEHGSDTIIRLLKESDEPVTILPTGPLTNIALALTKAPEIKDNIEEIVLMGGGTFGNWTPTAEFNIWADPEAAKKVFDSGIPTVVMGLDITHQAQATEEVIDQVNKIDNHVAKIVGELLAFFRSTYKEMFDFDGAPVHDVLTVAYCVAPELFETKDVNIAVETKGEFTAGTTLIDLHGVTGRKVNAKFGIGLDVEGFWKLMMKALKKY
- a CDS encoding NupC/NupG family nucleoside CNT transporter; this translates as MNIIFLLTGILLAFVIAFLFSNNRKEIKYKRILTMLAVQLILVYFMMNTSIGLEVISSVGVFFEKLMKIADSGIQFVFGGLVNEGATTFFIGVLLPLVFISVLIGILNYIKVLPFIIKYTGLFLSKITGMGKLESYFAVSTATFGQPEVFLTIIKQIPLLPPKRLYTICTSAMSAVSMAMVGAYMTMLEPKYVVTAVVLNIFSALIVANIINPYDLEDHDDLIEVEEDERVPFFQMVGDSVMDGFKIVITVAAMLLGFIALMELINVIFLGIFQVSFQTIIGYIFAPIAFLMGVPWAEAVQAGGIMATKLVTNEFVAMLSFGEIANNLSEKTVAIVSVYLVSFANFGTVGIVSGSIRSISEKQGNYVSKFALKLLLGATLASVISGTMIGLVI
- the codA gene encoding cytosine deaminase is translated as MLLKNAKLYGQEGRWNIEIEKDQIKTITPVTNTREMSNENVIDLNGKMVLPPYVEPHIHLDYALTVGTPRWNQSGSVFEGIEIWSERKKLVNETKEDIKNRALSAMKMQMKHGIQHVRTHVDVSEPTLKGLEALLEVKEEIKPWMDLQIVALPQEGLYTQSIGEELLEKALEMGADVVGGIPHYELTREDGVRSVIKALELANKYGKLVDIHCDEIDDEQSRYLEVLAAEALKLGIGDRVTASHTTAMASYNDAYTYKLFQTLKKSNIHFVALPKANLHLQGRFDGYPKRRGLTRVKELLESGVNVCFGLDSIMDPWYPLGDGNLMHVVEIGLHACHMTSYNDIVTALELITTNGAKALGIEVEYGVEEGNKANLIVINTDSEYEAIRCQSPVLYSIRNGEIIVETKPAETTMNVPIFTSE
- a CDS encoding pseudouridine-5'-phosphate glycosidase, which gives rise to MKQYIELSKEVQQAKEEGKAIVALESTIISHGMPYPQNIKMAREIEQIVRDNGAVPATIAIMDGKIKIGLTDDELELFGNSSDVAKVSRRDLAQIVATKKLGATTVATTMICAELADIKVFVTGGIGGVHRGAETTMDISADLEELAQTDVAVVCAGAKSILDLALTLEYLETKGVPVIGYETEVLPAFFTRTSEHQLHSSTDSVDVIAETLKTKWDLNLKGGAVIANPIPEEHAMDEDYINGIINQAIKEAEENHILGKDSTPFLLGKITELTDGKSLDANIELVKHNAKVGTQIAVSFNNQVK